Proteins encoded by one window of Enterococcus faecalis:
- a CDS encoding HAMP domain-containing histidine kinase: MKRTIKKELEGPSLTIKWAFASSFFIFVVFTIFAVITYKSSVSLIVAKEKENVEATIAEVTNRLANANENLTVTDVFDYLKTPSERDENYYNKHTAVEGSFMEMDSFISELGQPELYLSVYDTNQKLVFKTQNEYDKLLQLDRQLPVVQTVFDKTGFYSVEPIFSKETREKIGYIQAFYELSSFYEIRNHLLLTLVVLEVISLIVSSVLGFILSSYFLKPLKVLRDTMDTIRKDPQSDVHMPEINTRDELADISEIFNEMLDRMRRYIEQQEQFVEDVSHELRTPVAIMEGHLNLLNRWGKDDPEILDESLKASLQEISRMKSLVQEMLDLSRAEQVDTQYANERTDAKQVVYQVFNNFQLVYPEFHITLDDDLPTEVELKIYRNHFEQLLIILLDNAIKYSTDRKEVHISISRTMNEFEIAVQDFGEGITEEDLEKIFDRFYRVDKARARNKGGNGLGLSIAKQLVENYKGRIDAESVLHQGTIFRIFIPIAGIKEESNVQ; this comes from the coding sequence ATGAAAAGAACGATTAAAAAAGAACTGGAAGGCCCATCTTTAACTATAAAGTGGGCTTTCGCAAGTTCTTTCTTTATATTTGTAGTTTTTACCATTTTTGCGGTGATTACCTATAAGTCTTCTGTCAGTCTTATTGTTGCCAAAGAAAAGGAAAATGTCGAAGCAACGATTGCAGAAGTAACAAATCGATTAGCTAATGCCAATGAAAATTTAACGGTAACAGACGTTTTTGACTATTTAAAAACGCCGAGTGAAAGAGATGAAAACTACTATAATAAGCATACAGCAGTAGAAGGTTCGTTTATGGAAATGGACAGTTTCATATCTGAACTAGGACAACCAGAACTTTATTTATCTGTGTATGACACAAACCAAAAGCTAGTTTTTAAAACACAAAATGAATATGATAAGTTATTACAATTGGATCGACAATTACCTGTTGTTCAAACCGTTTTTGATAAAACCGGTTTTTATTCCGTGGAACCTATTTTTTCAAAAGAAACACGAGAAAAGATTGGCTATATTCAAGCGTTTTATGAACTTTCTTCTTTTTATGAAATTCGTAATCATTTATTATTAACACTTGTAGTTTTAGAAGTGATTTCTCTGATTGTAAGTAGTGTCTTAGGCTTTATCCTCTCTTCTTATTTCTTAAAACCATTAAAAGTATTGAGAGACACGATGGATACAATCCGCAAAGACCCGCAATCAGATGTCCACATGCCGGAGATTAATACGAGAGATGAGTTAGCAGATATCTCGGAAATCTTTAATGAAATGTTAGATCGTATGAGACGCTATATCGAACAACAAGAGCAGTTTGTAGAAGATGTTTCCCATGAATTAAGAACGCCCGTTGCGATTATGGAAGGCCATTTAAACCTTTTAAATCGTTGGGGGAAAGACGATCCTGAAATTTTAGATGAATCATTAAAGGCCAGTTTACAAGAAATTAGTCGTATGAAGAGTTTGGTCCAAGAAATGCTTGACCTTTCACGCGCTGAACAAGTGGACACCCAATATGCAAATGAACGAACAGATGCTAAACAAGTAGTCTACCAAGTATTTAATAACTTCCAATTGGTTTATCCTGAGTTTCATATCACATTAGATGACGATTTACCAACCGAAGTTGAACTGAAAATCTATCGTAATCACTTTGAACAATTGCTAATTATTCTATTAGATAATGCGATTAAATATTCAACAGATCGAAAAGAAGTGCATATTTCCATTTCTCGAACGATGAATGAATTTGAAATAGCTGTGCAAGATTTTGGTGAAGGAATCACTGAAGAAGACTTGGAGAAAATATTTGATCGATTCTATCGAGTAGATAAAGCCCGTGCAAGAAATAAAGGCGGTAATGGCTTAGGTCTATCGATTGCAAAACAATTAGTCGAAAACTATAAAGGACGTATTGATGCAGAAAGCGTATTGCATCAAGGAACAATCTTTAGAATTTTTATTCCAATCGCTGGAATAAAAGAAGAGAGCAACGTACAATAA
- a CDS encoding AAA family ATPase — protein MIIIWLNGAFGSGKTTIAHELQQKLPNAIIYDPEIIGSALMELVPEEMKENDFQEYQEWRCWNAHLLKRMSKESGRPIIVTMTLYKNEYEEELIGYLRRAGIDVYHFLLAVEKEEILQRLLKRNDGTFEWGKNKLPEVLEGFRQIKFTEIFRNHSADTTEIVASILNRITE, from the coding sequence ATGATAATTATTTGGTTAAACGGTGCGTTTGGATCCGGAAAAACGACCATTGCACATGAGTTACAACAAAAACTTCCCAACGCAATCATTTATGATCCAGAAATTATTGGTAGTGCATTGATGGAGCTAGTTCCCGAAGAAATGAAAGAAAATGATTTTCAGGAGTATCAGGAATGGCGTTGCTGGAATGCTCATTTATTAAAACGAATGTCCAAAGAGTCTGGACGGCCGATTATTGTTACAATGACCCTTTATAAAAATGAATATGAAGAAGAGCTGATTGGATATCTGAGACGAGCAGGCATTGACGTTTATCATTTTTTGTTAGCGGTCGAGAAAGAAGAAATTTTACAAAGATTATTGAAAAGAAATGATGGAACTTTTGAATGGGGGAAAAATAAGTTGCCCGAAGTACTTGAAGGTTTTCGTCAGATTAAGTTTACCGAGATTTTTAGAAATCATTCAGCTGACACGACAGAAATTGTAGCATCCATTCTTAATAGAATAACCGAATAA
- the rpmF gene encoding 50S ribosomal protein L32 codes for MAVPARRTSKAKKAKRRTHYKLTIKGLNACSNCGEMKKSHHVCPACGHYDGKDVMSKEA; via the coding sequence ATGGCAGTACCAGCTAGAAGAACTTCTAAAGCGAAAAAAGCAAAACGTCGCACACACTACAAATTAACAATCAAAGGCTTAAATGCATGCTCAAACTGTGGTGAAATGAAAAAAAGCCATCACGTATGTCCAGCATGTGGTCACTACGATGGAAAAGACGTAATGTCTAAAGAAGCATAA
- a CDS encoding universal stress protein — MKFSKIMVGVEESPDALKAFHYAIQKAKEEQAELVIVSILEEKEINVYQSLDKNYWQEQLAKLEKQTEKYQQEALANGIDKVSVIVNEGNPGELIINKLIPLNKPDLLIIGSKSTSKLKSFFGSQAAYMARYAPISVMIIR, encoded by the coding sequence ATGAAATTTTCAAAAATTATGGTTGGTGTTGAAGAGTCGCCAGATGCGTTAAAAGCATTTCATTATGCTATCCAAAAAGCAAAAGAAGAACAAGCTGAATTGGTTATTGTTTCGATTTTAGAAGAGAAAGAGATTAATGTTTACCAATCGTTAGATAAAAATTATTGGCAAGAACAGTTGGCGAAATTAGAGAAACAAACGGAAAAATATCAACAAGAAGCGTTAGCGAATGGCATCGATAAAGTAAGTGTAATTGTCAATGAAGGGAACCCAGGAGAATTAATTATTAATAAGCTTATTCCTTTGAATAAACCAGATTTGTTAATTATTGGCTCCAAGTCAACTAGCAAATTAAAAAGCTTTTTTGGTAGCCAAGCAGCTTATATGGCTCGATATGCACCGATTTCTGTAATGATTATTCGCTAA
- a CDS encoding Nramp family divalent metal transporter, whose protein sequence is MKNSEEHEPKQRHHLIEYANGPSLEEINGTIDVPKNMSFWKTLFAYSGPGALVAVGYMDPGNWSTSITGGQNFQYLLMSIILISSLIAMLLQYMAAKLGIVSQMDLAQAIRARTSKTLGIVLWILTELAIMATDIAEVIGGAIALYLLFHIPLGLAVFITVFDVLLLLLLTKIGFRKIEAIVVALIVVIFVIFAYQVALSNPVWGDVIKGLVPSAEAFSTSHAVNGQTPLTGALGIIGATVMPHNLYLHSSVVQSRKIDRKDKTDIQRALRFSTWDSNIQLTMAFFVNSLLLIMGVAVFKSGSVKDPSFFGLFDALSNPAVMSNSILAHIAGSGILSILFAVALLASGQNSTITGTLTGQIIMEGFIHMRVPIWLRRMVTRLLSVIPVLICVLMTSGKSTVEEHIAINNLMNNSQVFLAFALPFSMLPLLMFTDSRVEMGEHFKNSWLIKLLGWVSVIGLIYLNMKGLPDQIEGFFGDNPTASQITLADNIAYVIIALVILLLVWTVVELYKGDKRYAQQLAAMEQQVEEVK, encoded by the coding sequence TTGAAAAATTCAGAAGAACATGAACCAAAGCAAAGACATCATTTGATTGAATATGCAAATGGTCCTTCGCTTGAAGAAATTAATGGCACCATCGACGTGCCTAAAAATATGAGTTTTTGGAAAACGTTATTTGCTTACTCAGGTCCAGGAGCATTGGTAGCAGTGGGGTATATGGATCCAGGAAACTGGTCTACTTCAATTACTGGGGGACAAAATTTTCAATATTTATTGATGTCGATTATTTTAATTTCCAGTTTGATTGCAATGTTGCTCCAATATATGGCTGCTAAATTAGGCATTGTTTCACAGATGGATTTAGCACAAGCGATTCGTGCTAGAACTAGTAAGACGTTAGGTATTGTATTATGGATTTTAACAGAGTTAGCAATTATGGCTACAGATATCGCTGAAGTTATCGGGGGCGCAATTGCCTTATATTTATTATTTCATATTCCTTTAGGTCTGGCTGTCTTCATTACGGTATTTGATGTTTTACTTTTGTTGTTATTGACAAAAATTGGTTTTAGAAAAATTGAAGCTATTGTTGTTGCTTTAATTGTTGTTATTTTTGTGATTTTTGCTTATCAAGTGGCATTGTCAAATCCAGTATGGGGAGATGTAATTAAAGGGCTGGTTCCTAGCGCAGAAGCTTTTTCTACATCACATGCGGTGAATGGGCAAACGCCACTGACAGGTGCATTGGGGATTATTGGTGCAACAGTGATGCCTCATAATTTGTATTTACATTCTTCTGTTGTCCAAAGTCGTAAAATTGATCGTAAAGATAAAACCGATATTCAACGCGCTTTACGCTTTTCAACTTGGGATTCTAATATTCAATTAACGATGGCATTTTTTGTTAACTCTTTGTTATTGATTATGGGTGTGGCCGTTTTTAAATCCGGCAGTGTCAAAGATCCTTCATTCTTTGGTTTGTTTGATGCTTTATCAAATCCAGCGGTTATGAGTAATTCTATTTTAGCGCATATTGCAGGTTCTGGAATTTTATCAATTTTATTTGCGGTAGCCTTATTGGCATCAGGACAAAATTCAACAATTACAGGAACCTTAACTGGTCAAATTATTATGGAAGGGTTTATTCATATGCGCGTACCAATTTGGTTACGTCGGATGGTCACACGTTTGTTATCTGTTATTCCTGTCTTAATTTGTGTTTTAATGACCAGCGGAAAAAGTACAGTGGAGGAGCATATTGCGATTAATAATTTAATGAACAATTCACAAGTTTTTCTAGCATTTGCTTTGCCATTTTCGATGTTGCCTTTACTGATGTTTACAGATAGCCGTGTTGAAATGGGTGAACATTTTAAAAACTCGTGGTTAATTAAATTGTTAGGCTGGGTTTCTGTCATTGGCTTAATTTACCTCAATATGAAAGGCTTACCTGATCAAATTGAAGGATTTTTCGGTGATAATCCGACAGCGAGTCAAATTACGTTAGCCGATAATATCGCCTATGTCATCATAGCACTCGTCATCCTCTTGTTAGTTTGGACGGTTGTGGAATTATATAAAGGCGATAAACGATATGCACAGCAGCTTGCAGCTATGGAGCAACAAGTAGAGGAGGTTAAATAA
- a CDS encoding YceD family protein, with protein MKWSLLELNKYKEEPLVFSETLHLKEELLQRDDTLLDVSPIKVEGLLAVNKSEYLLHYTIQVTVTVPSSRSLEPVALPMQITVDEVFMTKEQMDTRDERFAAEEIILLDKPTIDLDESVEDNILLSIPIQVLTEEEQNSQEMPSGNDWEVISEEAYLESKQKAAEQTVDPRLAKLSELLSDNAEEEDNS; from the coding sequence ATGAAGTGGTCTTTGTTAGAATTAAATAAATACAAAGAAGAGCCGCTAGTGTTTTCAGAAACATTGCATCTTAAAGAAGAGCTTCTTCAACGAGATGATACCTTGTTGGATGTTAGTCCAATCAAAGTAGAAGGCTTATTAGCAGTCAATAAATCAGAATATTTACTTCATTACACTATTCAGGTAACTGTAACCGTTCCTTCATCCCGTTCTTTAGAACCTGTGGCTTTGCCAATGCAAATCACGGTCGATGAAGTCTTTATGACAAAAGAACAAATGGATACAAGAGATGAACGATTTGCAGCTGAAGAGATTATTTTATTGGACAAGCCAACAATTGATTTAGATGAATCTGTCGAAGACAACATTCTATTGTCCATTCCAATTCAAGTGCTTACAGAAGAAGAACAAAACAGTCAAGAAATGCCAAGTGGCAATGACTGGGAAGTGATTTCAGAAGAAGCATATTTGGAAAGTAAGCAGAAAGCAGCAGAACAAACAGTGGATCCTCGTCTGGCTAAACTATCAGAATTACTCAGCGATAATGCTGAAGAGGAAGATAACAGCTAG
- a CDS encoding ABC transporter ATP-binding protein, with the protein MENKELLSIKSVYKEFEIEGHSEHLKVLENIDLTVKTNEFLSIIGQSGTGKSTLLRSIAGLLRTTRGEITFEDKIINEPDANIGMVFQHFALFPWLTVEKNISFGLENRKEISREQINKRVSNLIEMIGLTGFEKAYPRELSGGMKQRVGFARALAIEPSLLLLDEPFSALDIITASQLSNDLLEIWLNNQIATKLIVMITHDVQQAVQLSDRVVLMDANPGRIAKIYSIDIPRNQRSPKTTIDIVEQITEEMVRRIHL; encoded by the coding sequence ATGGAAAATAAAGAATTATTAAGCATAAAATCAGTATATAAAGAATTTGAAATTGAAGGACATTCAGAACATTTAAAAGTCCTTGAAAATATTGATTTAACAGTTAAAACGAATGAATTTTTAAGTATTATCGGACAATCAGGAACAGGAAAATCAACGTTGCTCAGAAGTATTGCTGGACTTCTTCGTACAACTAGAGGTGAAATTACTTTTGAAGATAAAATCATTAATGAGCCTGATGCCAATATCGGCATGGTTTTTCAACATTTTGCCCTTTTTCCTTGGTTGACAGTTGAAAAAAATATCAGCTTTGGCTTAGAAAACCGTAAAGAAATTTCTCGCGAACAAATAAATAAAAGAGTCAGTAATCTCATTGAAATGATTGGTTTAACTGGTTTTGAAAAAGCTTATCCCAGAGAGTTATCTGGTGGAATGAAACAGCGTGTAGGCTTTGCTCGTGCTTTAGCCATCGAACCTAGCTTATTGCTCTTAGACGAACCTTTTTCAGCTTTAGATATCATTACAGCCAGCCAATTATCTAACGATTTATTAGAAATTTGGCTAAACAATCAAATTGCGACTAAATTAATTGTGATGATCACGCATGATGTTCAACAAGCAGTTCAACTTTCTGATCGGGTTGTATTAATGGATGCAAATCCTGGTCGTATTGCCAAAATTTACTCAATCGATATCCCCAGAAATCAACGTTCGCCAAAAACAACCATTGATATTGTAGAACAAATAACAGAAGAAATGGTTCGTCGCATTCATTTGTAA
- a CDS encoding ABC transporter permease subunit has product MEVFKLKAVTASSKKNTLLAKSIGNLTLLIILGIFIFIIVFSWLKMNRPLHTLPSEEFLATPSKTDDFLSPSNLFYFSIRTMFRMIVGMAWSFLFSFVFGILAVKYKTARRVILPLVNFLESVPLLGFLTFTTAWLLGLFPGNVMGAEAVAIFAIFTGQAWNIMLTLYQIMEVIPSDLVNVTDQFKYNAWEKFWRLEFVYSIPGLLWNVIISQTAAWFALVASEQASVAFPKETNLYLPGIGSYIQVALNRADFKSCLWAVFALLINVVILNFLVFQPLVRATYYFKYETDVESTTPPKSIIYHLLKKATLTKYFSKAFVKFSHFWIYDLPKVWYFFKLDYLYRLLAKLRHFFKTLWYVSLTIIGVYCSIKLYHFLPHQDFSMIPRLTLYTTLRVTLAMVVAGIIFTPLAIWVANDNRRLSIVQPIGQILGSIPSNVYTPFIVLIISMGFNKLEWWILPLIMVGCQWYFFFNVIAGYLAIPDDIRDVTKLFKLSKWQWWTKFLIPSILPYLITAIINAAGAAWNADIAAESIQWGKKSIDVTGLGQYIAANDGVKDKSALGTLAMCFVVGLCIAFVWQPLYRAAKQKFHY; this is encoded by the coding sequence TTGGAGGTTTTTAAATTGAAAGCTGTCACTGCATCATCTAAGAAAAATACCCTACTTGCTAAAAGTATCGGGAATCTTACCTTGCTCATCATTTTAGGCATTTTCATTTTTATCATCGTCTTCTCTTGGCTAAAAATGAATCGCCCTCTCCACACCCTTCCCTCAGAAGAATTCCTCGCAACACCAAGTAAAACAGATGATTTCTTATCTCCATCAAATCTTTTTTACTTTTCAATTCGAACCATGTTTCGAATGATTGTGGGGATGGCTTGGTCCTTCCTGTTTTCCTTTGTTTTTGGTATTTTAGCCGTAAAATATAAAACGGCACGAAGAGTCATTTTACCATTAGTTAATTTCCTTGAATCTGTTCCATTGCTAGGTTTTTTGACCTTTACAACTGCTTGGTTACTTGGTTTATTTCCAGGAAATGTGATGGGCGCAGAAGCGGTTGCTATTTTTGCCATCTTCACAGGTCAAGCTTGGAACATCATGTTGACTCTTTATCAAATAATGGAAGTTATTCCTTCAGATCTAGTCAATGTGACCGATCAGTTCAAGTACAATGCTTGGGAAAAATTTTGGCGGCTTGAATTTGTTTACTCAATTCCTGGCTTACTTTGGAACGTTATTATTTCTCAAACTGCGGCTTGGTTTGCCTTGGTGGCCAGCGAGCAAGCTTCTGTTGCCTTTCCTAAAGAAACCAACCTTTATTTACCAGGAATTGGTTCTTATATCCAAGTAGCATTAAATCGAGCCGACTTTAAATCCTGTTTATGGGCTGTTTTTGCCTTATTAATCAATGTGGTGATTTTAAACTTTTTAGTTTTTCAACCTTTAGTTCGAGCCACTTATTATTTTAAATATGAAACAGATGTCGAAAGTACGACGCCACCTAAATCCATCATTTATCATTTATTAAAAAAAGCAACTTTAACGAAATACTTTTCAAAAGCTTTTGTGAAATTCAGTCATTTTTGGATTTACGATTTACCAAAAGTTTGGTACTTTTTCAAGCTAGACTATCTCTATCGATTACTAGCAAAATTACGCCATTTCTTCAAAACATTATGGTATGTCAGCTTAACCATTATTGGGGTTTATTGTTCTATTAAGCTCTATCATTTCTTGCCCCATCAAGATTTCAGCATGATTCCTAGATTAACCCTTTATACTACACTACGGGTTACCTTGGCCATGGTCGTTGCTGGCATTATCTTTACTCCCTTAGCAATCTGGGTTGCGAATGATAATCGGCGCTTAAGTATCGTTCAACCGATTGGACAAATTTTAGGCTCCATTCCGTCAAATGTTTATACTCCATTCATTGTGTTGATTATTAGTATGGGCTTCAACAAATTAGAATGGTGGATTTTACCACTCATCATGGTTGGTTGCCAATGGTATTTTTTCTTTAATGTAATTGCTGGCTACTTAGCCATCCCTGATGATATTCGTGACGTAACCAAACTTTTTAAATTATCTAAATGGCAATGGTGGACAAAATTTTTGATCCCTTCTATTTTACCTTACCTCATTACAGCAATTATTAACGCTGCTGGTGCTGCTTGGAACGCTGATATCGCAGCAGAAAGCATTCAATGGGGCAAAAAATCAATAGATGTTACTGGCCTAGGACAATATATTGCGGCAAACGATGGCGTAAAAGATAAATCTGCCTTAGGAACCTTAGCGATGTGTTTCGTTGTTGGTTTATGTATCGCCTTTGTTTGGCAACCTTTATATCGAGCAGCAAAACAAAAATTTCACTATTAA
- a CDS encoding response regulator transcription factor, with the protein MSNILIIEDEKNLARFVELELKHEGYTTEVHYNGRTGLEAALNNEWDAILLDLMLPELNGLEVCRRVRQVKNTPIIMMTARDSVIDRVSGLDHGADDYIVKPFAIEELLARLRALLRRIDIEGDKNVAKQTTITYRDLTIEKENRVVRRNSEMIELTKREYELLLTLMENVNVVLARDVLLNKVWGYETEVETNVVDVYIRYLRNKIDVPGEESYIQTVRGTGYVMRS; encoded by the coding sequence ATGAGCAACATTTTAATTATTGAAGATGAAAAGAACTTAGCGAGATTCGTTGAGCTTGAATTAAAACATGAGGGGTATACGACAGAAGTACACTACAATGGTCGTACAGGATTGGAAGCCGCTCTTAACAACGAATGGGATGCTATCCTTCTTGATTTGATGTTACCAGAATTAAATGGATTAGAAGTATGTCGCCGTGTTCGCCAAGTGAAAAATACACCAATTATTATGATGACTGCACGTGATTCAGTAATTGACCGTGTTTCTGGCTTAGACCATGGAGCGGATGATTATATTGTTAAACCATTTGCAATTGAAGAATTGTTAGCTCGTTTACGTGCGTTACTTCGTCGTATTGATATTGAGGGCGATAAAAACGTTGCAAAACAAACAACGATTACATATCGTGACTTAACAATTGAAAAAGAAAATCGTGTCGTTCGTCGTAATTCTGAAATGATTGAATTAACAAAACGCGAATACGAATTACTATTAACGCTAATGGAAAACGTGAATGTTGTCTTGGCACGTGATGTGTTACTAAATAAAGTTTGGGGCTATGAAACAGAAGTAGAAACAAACGTTGTGGATGTGTATATCCGCTACTTACGAAATAAAATTGACGTACCTGGAGAAGAAAGCTACATCCAAACTGTCCGTGGAACTGGCTACGTTATGCGTTCGTGA
- the gndA gene encoding NADP-dependent phosphogluconate dehydrogenase, whose product MTKQQFGVVGMAVMGKNLALNIESRGYTVALYNRTGSKTTEVVEEHPDKNFQATYSIEEFVNAIEKPRRIMLMVKAGPATDATIQELLPHLDKGDILIDGGNTFFKDTMRRNEELANSGINFIGTGVSGGEEGALKGPSIMPGGQKEAYELVAPILEKISAKAEDGEPCVTYIGPNGAGHYVKMVHNGIEYGDMQLIAESYDLMKQILGLSVDEMAEIFKEWNEGELDSYLIEITADILTRKDDEGTDQPIVDVILDAAGNKGTGKWTSQSALDLGVPLPLITESVFARFISAYKEERVKASGILSKPAAFNFAGDKKELIEKIREALYFSKLMSYAQGFAQLRAASEEYGWDLPFGEIAKIWRAGCIIRAQFLQKITDAYEKNPALENLLLDEYFVEITKKYQQAVREVVAIAVQAGVPVPTFSSAIAYYDSYRSDRLPANLIQAQRDYFGAHTYERTDKEGIYHYSWYNEE is encoded by the coding sequence ATGACAAAACAACAATTTGGCGTAGTCGGCATGGCTGTCATGGGAAAAAATCTTGCTTTAAACATTGAAAGCAGAGGCTATACAGTTGCGCTGTATAACCGTACAGGATCAAAAACAACAGAAGTGGTTGAAGAACATCCTGACAAAAACTTTCAAGCAACATACTCAATTGAGGAATTTGTGAATGCAATTGAAAAACCTCGTCGAATTATGTTGATGGTTAAAGCTGGACCTGCAACAGATGCGACAATCCAAGAATTGTTACCACACCTTGATAAAGGCGATATCTTAATTGATGGCGGTAATACGTTCTTCAAAGACACAATGCGACGTAATGAAGAACTAGCAAACTCAGGAATTAACTTTATTGGTACTGGCGTTTCTGGCGGAGAAGAAGGAGCCTTGAAAGGACCATCTATCATGCCTGGCGGACAAAAAGAAGCGTATGAGTTAGTTGCGCCAATTCTTGAAAAAATTTCAGCTAAAGCAGAAGACGGTGAACCATGTGTGACTTACATTGGCCCAAATGGTGCTGGACATTATGTAAAAATGGTTCATAATGGGATTGAATATGGGGACATGCAATTAATTGCTGAATCCTACGATTTAATGAAACAAATCTTAGGTTTATCTGTTGATGAAATGGCAGAGATTTTCAAAGAATGGAACGAAGGCGAATTAGACAGTTACCTTATCGAGATCACGGCTGACATTTTGACACGTAAAGATGATGAAGGAACCGACCAACCAATCGTTGATGTTATTCTTGATGCAGCAGGCAACAAAGGAACAGGTAAATGGACAAGCCAAAGTGCGTTAGATCTTGGTGTACCATTACCATTAATTACAGAATCAGTATTTGCACGTTTTATTTCGGCTTACAAAGAAGAACGCGTAAAAGCAAGTGGCATTTTATCAAAACCTGCAGCCTTTAACTTTGCAGGCGATAAAAAAGAATTGATTGAAAAAATTCGCGAAGCATTATACTTTAGTAAATTAATGAGTTATGCGCAAGGTTTTGCACAACTCCGTGCAGCTTCTGAAGAATACGGATGGGATTTACCATTTGGTGAAATTGCAAAAATCTGGCGAGCAGGTTGTATTATCCGTGCACAATTCTTACAAAAAATTACCGATGCATATGAAAAAAATCCAGCACTTGAAAACTTGTTGTTAGATGAATACTTTGTAGAAATTACGAAAAAATATCAACAAGCCGTTCGTGAAGTTGTTGCGATTGCTGTTCAAGCAGGTGTTCCTGTACCAACATTCTCATCTGCAATTGCTTATTACGATTCTTATCGTTCAGATCGCTTACCAGCGAATTTAATTCAAGCACAACGTGATTACTTCGGTGCTCATACGTACGAACGCACAGACAAAGAAGGAATCTACCATTACAGCTGGTACAACGAAGAATAA